TTAAAGAAATAGGCACTCGCCTCGCGTCTTTACAGCCCCTGACACTGCGTCTGAACGCCGCGAACACAAGATTTATTTGCCAATCGGTCGATCTTTTCCGGAACGCGGAAGCGTTAAGGGCCCAGCCTTGCCAATGCGTCGTTAGTTAACGACCCCGCGATCCCCGTTAACGATAAATCATGGAACCGCAGCTCGACTCGCGATTCATCACATAATGTTTTGATCCGGTTGGGTAATTCATGGTTGACAAGAGTCTGGCCAGACAGGCAAGGTCAGAATCGCTTTCATTATCCGGTGGCAGATCCCCGGGGGAGTCGGCAGATCGCCGGCTTCAGGGATGCCGACGGACGGACAATCAACACAGAGTTCGAGTATTTGGTGACAGATTTGCAAAAGCCGCACACGCATGTTTGGGGCACGCTTCGGCGTTATTTGACCTACACCACCGCTGGTATCGCCATTATGGGTGGTGTCGGCGCTTTCGAAGCACATCGCCCCAAGAGCGTTGCAACTGCCGCTGCTTCCGATCTGGCCGCGGCCTTCTCCGGCACCAATGCCGTTACCAGCGGATTTTCAGATCTCGGCGCGCTCGGCAGCGATGAATCGCTGCCGATCTGGGCGCAGCGCATCCCTACCGGCAGCAATACCTTCTCCGTCGCCGCGGCCGAGAGCGGCGCGGTCGCAACCCCCTTCGTCGCCGCACCGGCGCTGACGGAACTGATGCCTGGCAGTGCGCTGGAACCCGTGGCCGATGCCGAGATCGACGAGGAGATCGACACGATGTCGATCGCCGAAGCGGCACCGATCGAGCCCGCGGCTCTTGCCGCACCCAGCGACACGGTTGCCACTGATTTCAGCCTCAGCCTCGGCAAGCGCGAATGGGATGCCGAGGAACCGGCGACGCTCGAAGCCAAGCTCGACGTCCAGAAGGTGATCGAAGTGCAGCGCGGCGACACGCTCTATGGCGTGCTGGTCGAAGCGGGCCTCTCGGAAACCGAAGCCAAGGATGCGGTCGGCGCCCTCACCGACGTGTTTTCGCCGCGCAGCCTCAAGGCCGGCCAGGAAATCACGCTAAACCTCACCACCGCTGCCGGCGGCGACGGCGTTGTCGCTGCGCCGCAGCCACAATTGGTGAGCCTCAGCCTGGAACCCTCGGTCGAACGCGACGTGACGGTGAGCCGCGACGCCAAGGGCACGCTGGTCGCCGAAGCCGTCGACAAGCCGCTGACCGAATCACGTGCGCGCGCCGCCGGCGTGATCAATTTCAGCCTTTACGACGCGGCGATGAAGGCCGGCCTGCCGAGTTCGGTCATCGCCGATGTCATCAAGGCCTATTCCTATGACGTCGACTTCCAGCGCGACATCCAGGAAGGCGACAGTTTCGAAGTCGTCTATGAGCGGCTCGAGAACGCCGATGGCGAGCTCGCGCGCACCGGGCAGATGCTCTATGCGGCGCTGACCACCAGCGGTGTCACCCGCCAGATCTACTGGTTCGAGCAGAATGGCGACGGGCAGTTCTACAATTCGAAGGGCGAGGCGGTGCGCAAGACGCTGCTGGCCACGCCCATCGACGGCGCTCGAATCACTTCGGGCTTCGGTGCGCGCAAGCATCCGATCCTCGGCTATACCAAAATGCACAAGGGCATGGATTTCGGCGCGCCCACCGGCACGCCGATTTTCGCCGCCGGCAATGGCACCATCGTCGAGATGGGCCGCAAGGGCGCCTATGGCAATTACGTGCGCATCAAGCATAACGGCACCTATCAGACCGCCTATGCCCATACCAGCCGCTTCGCCAAGGGCCTCAAGAAGGGCGACAAGGTCAAGCAGGGCCAGGTGATCGCCTATGTCGGCACCACCGGCCGTTCGACCGGGCCGCATCTCCACTTCGAAGTGCTGGTCGATGGCGTCCAGGTCAATCCGAAGAAGATCAAATCGACCGGCAGCAGCAAGCTTGCCGGCAAGGATCTGAAGGCCTTCAAGAACCAGGTGGCCAGCATCGATGCCGACCGCCAGCGCATGCGCGGCGCCGTCGAAATCGCCGAGCGACCGGACGCAGGCGCCCTCGATTGCAACGATCCGCAGGGCTGCCAGAACTAACAACGGCACGACATAGTGCACGAAACAGGCGGCGGTGACCTCGGGTCCCGCCGCCTTTCTGTTGACCCCCTCGACGCCTGATAAGCGCGCTTGATGAGGTGATCCGGCGATTCGATTGGACCTGGCCCTGGCGGTACCTAGGATGCGTGGCTCGCGAAACCTGGAAAGTGGTCCGATGCTCAACGCCCGGCAGATAGTTCTCTTGCTTGCTCACCGATTGCACAATGCCGGGGTCGTGGTGGCAGCCGTCGGCGTGCTGGCGCTCATAGCGCATCTCTCGGCACAGCCCTTGCTGATGGCGCCCTTCTCGCCCAGCATCCTGGTCATTCTCGCACAGCCGCGGAACCAGAGCTCGGCCCCCAATGTGCTGATCGCCGCCTATGTCGTGGCCGCCGTCATCTCCGTGCTGCTGAAGGACGTGCTGCCGCCTGCCTGGTGGAGCGTCGCCCTCACCACCGGCGGGGCGATGCTGGCGCTGGAAGCGCTCGACATCCTGCACCCCCCGGCCGTGGCGGTGCCGATCCTGGTCATGCTGGGCAATGGCGAGTTTCCGCTGGCCGCCTTCACGACCGGCGTGGTGGCCCTCGCCGTCATGTCGATGCTGGGTCGTCGCCTGCCGCGCTGGAGCGCCGTCGCAGCGCCCGCCGCAGCCCCGTCAACACCCACCGCACCAACCCTGGTGACGCCGTCGCAGAACGCTGCCTGACGCCGCCAGGTACCGTCCGACGCGCTTGCGTGGACGGTACCTGGCCAACTCAGGCTTGTTTAGGCGGCAACCTTCGAGAGCTTGGCGCCACCGATGGTGAGGCCATCCTGATCGGCCGAGACCGCAATCACCTCGCCGGCCTTGAACTTGCCTTCGAGGATCAGCATCGCCAGCGGGTTCTGCAGCTCGCGCTGGATGACCCGCTTCAACGGTCGCGCACCATAGACCGGGTCATAGCCGGCCTCGGCCAGCCATTCCTTGGCTTTCTGGTCGAGCGACAGTTCCAGCTTACGCTCGGCCAACAGCGCGTCGAGACGCTGCAACTGGATATCGACGATGCCCGTCATGTTGCGGCGGCTGAGACGATGGAACAGGATTACTTCATCGAGCCGGTTGAGGAATTCAGGCCGGAAGGCCTGGCGCACCACGGCCATCACCTGGTCGCGTGCCTTGTCGGAATCCTCCCCTTCACCCAGCGCCACCAGATACTCGCTGCCGAGATTGGAGGTGAGGATGATGATGGTGTTACGGAAGTCGACCGTACGGCCCTGGCCGTCGGTGAGCCTGCCGTCGTCAAGCACCTGCAGCAGGATGTTGAAGACATCGGGATGCGCCTTCTAGACCTCGTCGAACAGGATCACCTGATAGGGCCTGCGCCGCACGGCTTCGGTGAGGACGCCGCCTTCTTCATAGCCGACATAGCCCGGGGGGGCGCCGATGAGGCGCGAGACCGCGTGCTTCTCCATGAATTCCGACATGTCGATGCGCACCATCGCCTGGTCGTCATCGAACAGGAAACTGGCCAGCGCCTTGCAGAGCTCGGTCTTGCCGACGCCGGTCGGCCCCAGCATCAGGAAGGAACCGATCGGGCGGTTGGGATCCTGGAGGCCGGCACGGGCACGGCGCACGGCATTCGAGACGGCCTTCACCGCCTCAGCCTGGCCGATCACGCGGCCGGAAATCGCGTCTTCCATCCCGAGCAGCTTCTCGCGCTCGCCGGTCAGCATCTTGTCGACCGGGATGCCGGTCCAGCGCGACACGACGCCGGCGATATCCTCTTCCTTCACGACCTCGTTCAGCATGCGGTGTTCGGCCGCCTGCTCCGCTTCCGCAAGGCGCCGCGTCAGATCCGGAATGACCGAATAGGTGAGCTCGCCGGCGCGGGCGAAATTGCCATTGCGCTGCGCCTGCTCGACCTCGATCTTGGCCTGGTCGATGCGCTCCTTCAATTTCTGCGCATCGTCGATCTTCTGCTTCTCGGCCTTCCACATGGTGGTCAGCGAGCGTGACTTGGCCTCGAGGCTCTCGACCTCTTCGACCAGATGCTGCAGCCGTTCCTTGGACGCGGGATCGGTTTCCTTTTTCAGCGCTTCGCGCTCGACCTTGAGCTGGATCAGCTTGCGGTCGACCTCGTCGATCTCCTCCGGCTTCGATTCCACCTCCATGCGCAGGCGGGAGGCCGCCTCGTCGATGAGGTCGATCGCCTTGTCCGGCAAGAACCGATCGGTGATGTAGCGGTTGGAGAGGGTCGCCGCCGAGACGATCGCCGCATCGGTGATGCGGACGCCGTGATGCATCTCGTACTTTTCCTTGAGGCCGCGCAGGATCGAGATCGTATCGGTGACATTCGGCTCCGCGACGAAGACCGGCTGGAAGCGCCGCGCAAGGGCCGCGTCCTTCTCGATATGCTTGCGGTATTCGTCGAGGGTGGTGGCACCGACGCAATGCAGTTCGCCGCGCGCCAAAGCGGGCTTCAGCATATTGGACGCATCCATCGCGCCTTCGGCCTTGCCCGCACCGACCAGGGTGTGGAGCTCGTCGATGAACAGGATGATCTCGCCCGATGCCGCCGAGATTTCCTGGAGCACGGATTTCAGCCGCTCCTCGAACTCACCGCGATATTTGGCGCCGGCGATCAAGGCTCCCAGATCAAGCGACATCAGCTTACGGTTCTTCAGGCCTTCCGGCACATCGCCATTGGCAATGCGCACGGCGAGGCCTTCGATGATCGCGGTCTTGCCGACGCCGGGCTCGCCGATCAGCACCGGGTTGTTCTTGGTGCGGCGGGAGAGCACCTGGATGGTGCGACGGATTTCCTCATCGCGGCCGATGACGGGGTCGAGCTTGCCCTCGCGGGCCAGCTGCGTGAAGTCGCGGGCATATTTCTTCAGCGCGTCATAGCTGTCTTCGGCGCTGGCGCTTTCGGCCTTGCGGCCCTTGCGCAGGTCGTTGATTGCCTGATTGAGCTTTTGCGGGACGAGGCCGGCATCCTTGAGAGCCTTGCCGGCCGGGTTGTCGCTGGAAGTAGCAAGTGCCAGCAGCATGCGCTCGACGGTGACAAAACCATCACCGGCTTTCTGCGCCATCTCTTCGGCCTGGCCAAGGATGCGCGCGAGTTC
This genomic interval from Rhodospirillaceae bacterium contains the following:
- a CDS encoding peptidoglycan DD-metalloendopeptidase family protein, whose amino-acid sequence is MTDLQKPHTHVWGTLRRYLTYTTAGIAIMGGVGAFEAHRPKSVATAAASDLAAAFSGTNAVTSGFSDLGALGSDESLPIWAQRIPTGSNTFSVAAAESGAVATPFVAAPALTELMPGSALEPVADAEIDEEIDTMSIAEAAPIEPAALAAPSDTVATDFSLSLGKREWDAEEPATLEAKLDVQKVIEVQRGDTLYGVLVEAGLSETEAKDAVGALTDVFSPRSLKAGQEITLNLTTAAGGDGVVAAPQPQLVSLSLEPSVERDVTVSRDAKGTLVAEAVDKPLTESRARAAGVINFSLYDAAMKAGLPSSVIADVIKAYSYDVDFQRDIQEGDSFEVVYERLENADGELARTGQMLYAALTTSGVTRQIYWFEQNGDGQFYNSKGEAVRKTLLATPIDGARITSGFGARKHPILGYTKMHKGMDFGAPTGTPIFAAGNGTIVEMGRKGAYGNYVRIKHNGTYQTAYAHTSRFAKGLKKGDKVKQGQVIAYVGTTGRSTGPHLHFEVLVDGVQVNPKKIKSTGSSKLAGKDLKAFKNQVASIDADRQRMRGAVEIAERPDAGALDCNDPQGCQN
- a CDS encoding HPP family protein, with amino-acid sequence MLNARQIVLLLAHRLHNAGVVVAAVGVLALIAHLSAQPLLMAPFSPSILVILAQPRNQSSAPNVLIAAYVVAAVISVLLKDVLPPAWWSVALTTGGAMLALEALDILHPPAVAVPILVMLGNGEFPLAAFTTGVVALAVMSMLGRRLPRWSAVAAPAAAPSTPTAPTLVTPSQNAA